One Elgaria multicarinata webbii isolate HBS135686 ecotype San Diego chromosome 7, rElgMul1.1.pri, whole genome shotgun sequence DNA window includes the following coding sequences:
- the BBIP1 gene encoding LOW QUALITY PROTEIN: BBSome-interacting protein 1 (The sequence of the model RefSeq protein was modified relative to this genomic sequence to represent the inferred CDS: substituted 2 bases at 2 genomic stop codons): MSESKFQEVLLKQGMLAVKDVTTMVLXKLNLLPLKSVTLEKLEKVQREAQGTIXQQEKVAQQCSKSVFIQ; the protein is encoded by the coding sequence ATGTCTGAGTCAAAATTTCAGGAAGTGTTGCTCAAGCAAGGGATGCTCGCTGTAAAAGATGTTACCACTATGGTGTTGTGAAAGCTCAATCTGCTACCTTTAAAATCAGTTACCCTGGAaaagctggagaaagtgcagcgTGAAGCACAGGGCACTATTTGACAGCAGGAAAAAGTTGCACAGCAGTGCTCAAAATCTGTGTTCATTCAATAG